The proteins below come from a single Cannabis sativa cultivar Pink pepper isolate KNU-18-1 chromosome 3, ASM2916894v1, whole genome shotgun sequence genomic window:
- the LOC115711029 gene encoding uncharacterized protein LOC115711029, with amino-acid sequence MKIISWNARGLGNPSAFRRLHLLVKEQTPHVLFLMETKVIVNSLSRFKQSLNFSNGLEVPRSGLKGGIMLLWKDVVEVTLLSMNVNYFDCYLLCNDEPRWHLSLVYGFPETENKKHTWTLIKRLHDVSPLDPWMVLGDLNEIFSHTHKNGGPLRHDNHMTAFRTTLDQCSLNELAYLESSAIISANWNKNAGTQRDIFQQLTDSIQMCSNNLQQWHNGKYGHMKQHIKEAQARVEQLNNCVVPDSNFSQEVQSAEAILDELLANEEQYWQQRSRVDWLKSGDRNTKFFHAKASSRKSNNHITKLQDGNGQYVHSDDDIASVITQYFTSLFKALNEDHWVLSHVLSTIPTIVTDANNDFLLQEFTPDDVTIALKIMGADKSLGIDGFSAMFYHHNWDIVGPLVTEVVLNVLNCGGSPAGINKTLITLIPKIKKPKTMKDFRPISLCNVVYKLISKMLALRLKHILPLVIFETKSAFLPNRLITDNVLVAFEMVHSLKNRKRGSKGYAALKLDMSKAFDRVEWSYLAAVMGKMGFNIRWISLIMTCLHTTSFSFLINGQVKGSVIPERGLRQGDPLSPYLFLICSEGLSRLLQHEEAIGRLQGLSISRTTPSITYLFFADDSLLFCCANERSCGAIKRALDIYHRASGQLLNEDKSVMSFSPNTSAAVKSSFSQILGMPVSECHEKYLCLPAYSEHDKKHLFADTKERIWKLLHAWNDKLFSIGGKEILLKAVVQSIPTYAMSCFKLSKSFCSQLDTMMAQVWWGSTGDKNKTHWKKWKFICKTKMEGGLGFRSYVHFNQALLAKQAWRIFHNPDSLLSSLLKARYFLNGDFLSANKGYNSSLTWQGIVWGRELMVQGMRMQVGNGLNMLCTDPWLPSRTTFTPTHFTGSPYATVAEYITSDHEWNLLLLQRDFSVVDIDKILTTPLSSTSLDDCWVWHHTTHGEYTDQSGYHFACSLVDQHSSSNSSSDSSWWNHFWGLNIPSKVKIFGWKLIQNSLPTAAALYQRKIITSAACSLCSNAWESVGHAMFSCKHAKAVWGLSDFHFDFQAASQMQDGDLLMLLSKLYTKFDLEKILCTMWFIWFDRNNIFHNKLALNPAAIYGKSMAYLTSFQQANLASISKATSSSAAPHQPWQAPPNSRMKLNVNAASSSGCNKMGFGAIIGDTNGQVIAVLSKPATGNLKALS; translated from the exons ATGAAAATTATCAGTTGGAATGCACGGGGTTTGGGGAACCCGAGTGCATTCCGTCGTCTTCATTTGCTTGTTAAAGAGCAAACACCTCATGTATTGTTTCTTATGGAGACAAAGGTTATTGTTAATTCTCTTTCACGTTTTAAACAATCTTTAAATTTTAGCAATGGTTTAGAAGTTCCTAGGTCTGGGTTGAAGGGTGGAATTATGTTGTTATGGAAGGATGTTGTTGAGGTAACTCTTCTTTCAATGAATGTGAATTATTTTGACTGTTATTTGTTGTGTAATGATGAACCAAGATGGCATTTATCTCTGGTTTATGGCTTTCctgaaacagaaaataaaaagcACACATGGACTCTTATCAAACGCTTACATGATGTCTCTCCACTTGATCCATGGATGGTACTTGGGGACCTAAATGAAATTTTCTCACATACTCACAAAAATGGAGGACCTTTGAGGCATGATAATCATATGACAGCTTTTCGTACAACTTTGGATCAATGTTCTTTGAATGAATTGGCTTACTTAG AATCTTCTGCCATTATTTCTGCAAACTGGAATAAAAATGCTGGTACTCAGAGAGATATTTTCCAACAGCTTACTGATAGCATTCAAATGTGTTCGAACAATTTGCAGCAATGGCATAATGGAAAATATGGGCACATGAAACAACATATCAAGGAGGCGCAAGCTAGAGTTGAACAATTAAATAATTGTGTTGTACCTGACTCGAATTTTTCACAGGAAGTTCAATCTGCTGAagccattttagatgagctttTAGCCAATGAAGAGCAATACTGGCAGCAGCGATCACGAGTGGATTGGCTTAAGTCGGGGGATCGTAATACCAAATTCTTTCATGCAAAGGCTTCCTCTCGAAAATCTAACAACCATATTACCAAATTGCAAGATGGAAATGGACAATATGTGCACTCTGATGATGATATTGCCTCGGTCATTACACAGTACTTCACTTCTCTTTTCAAAGCTTTAAATGAAGACCATTGGGTACTCTCCCATGTCCTTTCAACAATCCCTACTATTGTCACAGATGCTAACAATGATTTTCTTCTTCAAGAATTCACACCAGATGATGTTACTATAGCTTTGAAAATAATGGGTGCAGACAAAAGTCTAGGAATTGATGGTTTTTCTGCTATGTTCTATCATCACAACTGGGATATAGTTGGTCCTTTGGTGACTGAAGTCGTGTTAAATGTCTTAAATTGTGGTGGTAGTCCAGCTGGGATAAACAAAACTCTCATCACTCTCATTCCAAAGATAAAGAAGCCAAAAACTATGAAAGACTTTCGGCCTATAAGTCTTTGCAATGTAGTGTACAAATTGATTTCCAAGATGTTGGCACTCAGATTGAAACATATTCTCCCACTGGTCATTTTCGAAACTAAGAGTGCTTTTTTACCGAACCGATTGATTACAGACAATGTCTTAGTGGCTTTTGAGATGGTTCATAGTTTGAAGAATCGTAAAAGAGGTTCCAAAGGGTATGCTGCTTTAAAACTTGACATGAGTAAAGCATTTGATCGAGTGGAATGGTCTTACTTGGCTGCGGTAATGGGAAAAATGGGGTTTAATATTCGATGGATCTCTCTTATTATGACATGTTTGCACACcacttctttctcttttctaaTTAATGGTCAAGTTAAAGGTTCAGTCATTCCTGAACGTGGGCTCCGTCAAGGTGATCCTCTGTCGCCATATCTTTTCTTAATCTGCTCAGAAGGACTCTCACGGCTTTTGCAACATGAGGAGGCTATTGGTAGGCTACAAGGCCTGTCTATCTCTCGAACGACACCGTCTATTACTTATCTCTTTTTTGCAGATGATAGTTTACTATTTTGCTGTGCTAATGAGCGATCTTGTGGTGCTATCAAACGAGCGTTAGACATATATCATCGAGCCTCTGGACAACTTTTAAATGAAGATAAGtctgttatgtccttttcaccAAACACTTCAGCGGCTGTCAAGAGTTCTTTTAGCCAAATTTTGGGCATGCCGGTTAGtgaatgtcatgaaaaatatttgTGTCTTCCTGCCTACTCTGAGCATGACAAAAAACACCTTTTTGCTGACACTAAAGAAAGAATATGGAAGCTTTTACATGCTTGGAATGATAAGTTGTTCTCAATTGGTGGCAAAGAAATTCTTCTGAAAGCGGTAGTACAATCTATTCCAACTTATGCTATGAGTTGTTTCAAGCTTTCAAAGAGTTTTTGTAGTCAATTAGATACAATGATGGCTCAAGTCTGGTGGGGTTCAACTGGAGATAAGAACAAGACTCATTGGAAAAAGTGGAAATTTATCTGCAAAACAAAAATGGAAGGAGGTTTGGGTTTTCGTTCATATGTTCATTTTAATCAAGCTTTATTGGCTAAGCAAGCTTGGCGGATTTTTCACAATCCCGATTCTCTACTGTCAAGCTTACTAAAAGCAAGATATTTCTTAAATGGTGACTTTCTTTCGGCTAACAAAGGTTATAACTCCTCCCTCACATGGCAAGGTATTGTTTGGGGCCGTGAGTTAATGGTTCAAGGAATGAGGATGCAAGTTGGGAATGGTTTGAACATGCTTTGTACAGATCCATGGCTTCCAAGTCGAACAACGTTCACACCAACTCACTTTACTGGTTCACCATATGCTACGGTTGCTGAATATATCACTTCTGATCATGAATGGAACTTACTTCTATTACAAAGGGACTTCTCTGTTGTTGATATTGATAAGATTCTTACAACACCTTTATCTTCCACTTCTCTAGACGATTGTTGGGTGTGGCATCACACCACTCATGGGGAATATACGGACCAATCTGGTTACCATTTTGCTTGCTCTTTGGTGGATCAACATTCCTCTTCTAATTCCAGCTCTGACTCTTCATGGTGGAATCATTTTTGGGGTTTGAACATACCTTCAAAGGTCAAGATCTTCGGATGGAAATTAATTCAGAATTCACTACCTACTGCAGCAGCTCTATACCAGCGTAAAATAATTACTTCTGCTGCCTGTAGTTTATGTTCTAATGCTTGGGAATCAGTGGGACATGCGATGTTTAGTTGCAAGCATGCTAAAGCCGTTTGGGGATTGTCAGATTTCcactttgattttcaagctgcAAGTCAAATGCAAGATGGGGATTTACTTATGCTTCTATCAAAATTATATACCAAATTTGATTTGGAAAAGATTCTATGCACCATGTGGTTTATTTGGTTTGACAGAAACAATATTTTCCATAACAAATTGGCCCTTAATCCTGCTGCAATTTATGGAAAATCTATGGCTTATCTCACCAGTTTTCAACAGGCTAATTTGGCTTCAATTTCTAAGGCAACCTCTTCATCTGCAGCTCCACACCAGCCGTGGCAAGCTCCTCCAAACTCACGAATGAAACTGAATGTTAATGCAGCGAGTTCTTCAGGCTGCAATAAAATGGGATTTGGAGCTATCATCGGAGATACCAATGGACAAGTCATTGCAGTTCTCTCCAAACCAGCTACTGGAAACCTTAAGGCTCTATCATAG